A region from the Acyrthosiphon pisum isolate AL4f chromosome A1, pea_aphid_22Mar2018_4r6ur, whole genome shotgun sequence genome encodes:
- the LOC100574293 gene encoding protein PFC0760c-like has protein sequence MRTWTIILYTIIIIYQNHVYYTAPVGKSGSAIKGQLKTKFGKIADRIVNPQWTLTDPDSKKKENGVVPSDDTVNENDENQTQPNTQNNDNKRKPKKNNKRRRKKSNNKTKQNNIRGNGRHRWYKMVTVDYLLFKNSQLIRKKRDYNNTFQLQNKLQTKNVKWEDLKDNDKDKLNIEANANNHSQEVEKPRRKLENVKKKEIYSTLEKSRGPNSFDKELSLIDNLEDDENSMNSKSIENSNEKLKFLDLKNTNKNKFHHFVNNKKHPTNTFRNKLRPLNHAQQLGKTSGKNYSETERSPLKTVKQKPKSLKNIPTTSKYKTEFTTKGNADTTTNIPELNEIDSMLDEMNSNTNEHLDSQNIELYPSSLETKLEIPNYSDIEDNKETDKLNNIRHSVKSKSKKKGKQQLDESKKLKNKNQQKLGRPLASNIINEKGLNQKAIKQNSPDKKDILIISYDEPELTTNVNSDTAEKIDESDKIHTILNEINSNSDEKLDGQNNGSYPSSLETKQEIPDDSDIEDIKENDILNNIKHPLKPKSKKLGKNQSDDNNKQPKIKKHKLTPTLESNNKNEKGSPLNSIKPLAPNSKEILKISNSVPNLTTGGNDDNVTNTPEPDDIDTIMDGLNSNSDENLDDQNNVSYPSSLETKQEIPDYSDIEDIKENYILNNIKHPLKPKSKKLGKNQSDDNNKQPKIKKQKLAPPLESNNNNEKGSPQNSIKPLAPNSKEILKISNSVPNLTTGGNDDNVTNTPERDDIDTIMDGLNSNSDENLDDQSNGSYPSSLETKQEIPDYSDIEDIKENDILNNIKHPLKPKSKKLGKNQSDDNNKQPKIKKHKLTPTLESNNKNEKGSPQNSIKPLAPNSKEILKISNSVPNLTTGGNDDNVTNTPEPDDIDTIMDGLNSNSDENLDDQNNGSYPSSLETKQEIPDYSDIEDIKENDILNNIKHPLKTKSKKLGKKRSDDNNKQPKIKKQKLAPPLESNNNNEKGSPQNSIKPLAPNSKEILKMSNSVPNLATGGNDDNVTNTPVPDDIDTIMDGLNSNSDENLDDQNNGSYPSSLETKQEIPDYSDIEDIKENDILNNTKHPLKPKSKKLGKKRSDDNNKQPKIKKQKLAPPLESNNNNEKGSTQNSIKPLAPNSKEILKISNSVPNLTTGGNDDNVTNTPEPDDIDTIMDGLNSNSDENLEDQSNGSYPSSLETKQEIPDYSDIEDIKENDILNNIKHPLKPKSKKLGKKRSDDNNKQPKIKKQKLAPPLESNNNNEKASPQDSIKPLAPNSKEILKMSNSVPNLATGGNDDNVTNTPVPDDIDTIMDGLNSNSDENLEDQSNGSYPSSLETKQEIPDYSDIEDIKENDILNNIKHPLKPKSKKLGKKRSDDNNKQPKIKKQKLAPPLESNNNNEKASPQDSIKPLAPNSKEILKMSNSVPNLATGGNDDNITNTPVPDDIDTIMDELNSNSDENLDEQNNGSYPSSLETKQEIPDYSDIEDIKENDILNNIKHPLKPKSKKLGKKRSDDNNKQPKIKKQKLAPPLESNNNNEKASPQDSIKPLAPNSKEILKMSNSVPNLTTGGNDDNVTNTPVPDDIDTIMDELNSNSDENLDDQNNGSYPSSLETKQEIPDYSDTEDIKENDILNHLKDPLNPKTKKLGKKRSDNNKQPKIIKHELTTPLESNTNNEKGSPQNSIKPLAPNSKEILKVSNSVPNLTTGGNDDNVTNTPEPDDIDTIMDGLNSNSDENLDDQNNGSDPSSLETKQEIPDYSDIEDIKENDILNDLKDPLNPKTKKLGKKRSDNNKQPKIIKHELTTPLESNTNNEKGSPQNSIKPLAPNSKEILKVSNSVPNLTTGGNDDNVTNTPEPEDIDTIMDGLNSNSDDNLDDQNNGSYPSSVDTKQEIPDYSDIEDIKENDILNDLKDPLNPKTKKLGKKRSDNNKQPKIIKHELTTPLESNTNNEKGSPQNSIKPLAPNSKEILKVSNSVPNLTTGGNDDNVTNTPERDDIDTIMDGLNSNSDENLDDQNNGSYPSSLDTKQEIPDYSDIEDIKENDILNDLKDPLNPKTKKLGKKRSDNNKQPKIIKHELTTPLESNTNNEKGSPQNSIKPLAPNSKEILKVSNSVPNLTTGGNDDNVTNTPEPDDIDTIMDGLNSNSDENLDDQNNGSDPSSLETKQEIPDYSDIEDIKENDILNDLKDPLNPKTKKLGKKRSDNNKQPKIIKHELTTPLESNTNNEKGSPQNSIKPLAPNSKEILKVSNSVPNLTTGGNDDNVTNTPEPEDIDTIMDGLNSNSDDNLDDQNNGSYPSSVDTNRKFQITAIYEDIKENDILNDLKDPLNPKTKKLGKKRSDNNKQPKIIKHELTTPLESNTNNEKGSPQNSIKPLAPNSKEILKVSNSVPNLTTGGNDDNVTNTPERDDIDTIMDGLNSNSDENLDDQNNGSYPSSLDTKQEIPDYSDIEDIKENDILNDLKDPLNPKTKKLGKKRSDNNKQPKIIKHELTTPLESNTNNEKGSPQNSIKPLAPNSKEILKVSNSVPNLITGGNDDNVTNTPEPDDIDTIMDGLNSNSDENLDDQNNGSDPSSLETKQEIPDYSDIEDIKENHILNDLKDPLNPKTKKLGKKRSDNNKQPKIIKHELTTPLESNTNNEKGSPQNSIKPLAPNSKEILKVSNSVPNLTTGGNDDNVTNTPEPEDIDTIMDGLNSNSDDNLDDQNNGSYPSSVDTKQEIPDYSDIEDIKENDILNDLKDPLNPKTKKLGKKRSDNNKQPKIIKHELTTPLESNTNNEKGSPQNSIKPLRPNSKEILKVSNSVPNLTTGGNDDNVTNTPERDDIYTIMDGLNSNSSDNLDDQNNGSYPSSLDTKQEIPDYSDIEDIKENDILNDLKDPLNPKTKKLGKKRSDNNKQPKIIKHELTTPLESNTNNEKGSPQNSIKPLAPNSKEILKVSNSLPNLTTGGNDDNVTNTPERDDIDTIMDGLNSNSDDNLDDQNNGSDPSSLETKQEIPDYSDIEDIKENHILNDLKDPLNPKTKKLGKKRSDNNKQPKIIKHELTTPLESNTNNEKGSPQNSIKPLAPNSKEILKVSNSVPNLTTGGNDDNVTNTPEPEDIDTIMDGLNSNSDDNLDDQNNGSYPSSVDTKQEIPDYSDIEDIKENDILNDLKDPLNPKTKKLGKKRSDNNKQPKIIKHELTTPLESNTNNEKGSPQNSIKPLAPNSKEILKVSNSVPNLTTGGNDDNVTNTPERDDIDTIMDGLNSNSDDNLDDQNNGSYPSSLDTKQEIPDYGDTEDIKENDILNDLKDPLNPKTKKLGKKRSDNNKQPKIIKHELTTPMESNTNNEKGSPQNSIKPLAPNSKEILKVSNSVPNLITGGNDDNVTNTPEPDDIDTIMDGLNSNSDENLDDQNNGSYPSSLDTKQEIPDYSDIEDIKENHILNDLKDPLNPKTKKLGKKRSDNNKQPKNNKT, from the exons atgcGAACAtggaccattatattatataccatcattataatatatcagaatCAC GTATACTACACAGCCCCGGTGGGCAAATCG ggAAGTGCTATAAAAGGTCAATTGAAAACG aaattcggTAAAATTGCAGACCGAATTGTTAACCCACAATGGACATTAACT gATCCAGATTCAAAAAAAAAG GAAAATGGAGTAGTCCCATCCGATGACACGGTAAACGAG AATGACGAAAACCAAACACAAccaaatacacaaaataatgataacaaaagaaaacctaagaaaaacaataaaagaaGGCGTaagaaatcaaataataaaacaaaacaaaataatataagaggAAATGGAAGACACAGATGGTACAAAATGGTTACAGTGGATTATTTACTA tttaaaaatagtCAATTAATACGGAAAAAAAGagattacaataatacatttcaacttcaaaataaattacaaaccaaaaatgttaaatggGAAGATTTGAAAGACAatgataaagataaattaaatattgaagcaAACGCAAACAATCATAGCCAAGAAGTAGAAAAACCACgaagaaaattagaaaatgttaaaaagaaGGAAATTTATAGTACCCTCGAAAAGTCCAGAGGTCCCAACAGTTTTGATAAGGAATTaagtttaattgataatttagagGACGATGAAAATAGTATGAACagtaaaagtattgaaaatagcaatgaaaaactgaagtttttagatttaaaaaacacaaataaaaataaatttcaccactttgtcaataataaaaaacatccAACAAATACTTTTCGAAACAAACTAAGGCCCCTGAACCATGCACAACAATTAGGTAAAACTTCGGGAAAGAATTATAGTGAAACGGAAAGATCACCACTGAAAACTGTTAAACAAAAGCCTAAAAGCTTAAAGAACATACCAacaacatcaaaatataaaacagaatttACCACTAAAGGAAACGCTGACACTACCACAAACATCCCTGAACTCAATGAAATAGATTCAATGCTGGATGAAATGAACTCAAATACAAATGAACATTTAGATAGTcagaatattgaattatatccATCTTCATTAGAAACAAAACTAGAAATTCCAAATTACAGCGATATTGAAGATAATAAAGAAACCGACAAATTGAACAATATAAGACATTCAGTAAAATCTAAATCAAAAAAGAAAGGAAAACAACAGCTAGATGAaagtaaaaaactcaaaaataaaaatcaacaaaagtTAGGTAGACCGTTagcatcaaatattattaacgaaAAGGGGTTAAATCAGAAAGCTATTAAACAAAACTCACCGGACAAAAAGGATATACTGATAATATCGTATGATGAACCAGAACTTACGACAAATGTAAACTCTGACACTGCCGAAAAAATCGATGAATCTGATAAAATTCATACTATACTGAATGAAATAAACTCGAATTCGGATGAAAAATTAGATGGCCAGAATAATGGATCATATCCATCGTCATTAGAAACAAAACAGGAAATTCCAGATGACAGCGATATCGaagatattaaagaaaatgatattttaaacaatataaaacatccGTTAAAACCTAAATCTAAGAAGTTGGGGAAAAACCAgtcagatgataataataaacaaccaaaaataaaaaaacataaattaactcCAACGTtggaatcaaataataaaaacgaaaaaggaTCTCCACTGAACTCTATTAAGCCACTCGCACCAAATTCAAAAGAAATACTAAAGATATCAAATAGCGTACCGAATCTAACCACGGGAGGAAATGATGATAATGTAACAAACACCCCAGAACCTGATGATATTGATACTATAATGGATGGGCTGAACTCGAATTCAGATGAAAATCTAGATGACCAGAATAATGTATCATATCCATCGTCATTAGAAACAAAACAGGAAATTCCAGATTACAGCGATATCGaagatattaaagaaaattatattttaaacaatataaaacatccGTTAAAACCTAAATCTAAGAAGTTGGGGAAAAACCAgtcagatgataataataaacaaccaaaaataaaaaaacaaaaattagctCCACCTTtggaatcaaataataataacgaaaaaggATCTCCACAGAACTCTATTAAGCCACTCGCACCAAATTCAAaagaaatactaaaaatatcaaacagcGTACCGAATCTAACCACGGGAGGAAATGATGATAATGTAACAAACACCCCAGAACGTGATGATATTGATACTATAATGGATGGACTGAACTCGAATTCAGATGAAAATCTAGATGACCAGAGTAACGGATCATATCCATCGTCATTAGAAACAAAACAGGAAATTCCAGATTACAGCGATATCGaagatattaaagaaaatgatattttaaacaatataaaacatccGTTAAAACCTAAATCTAAGAAGTTGGGGAAAAACCAgtcagatgataataataaacaaccaaaaataaaaaaacataaattaactcCAACGTtggaatcaaataataaaaacgaaaaaggaTCTCCACAGAACTCTATTAAGCCACTCGCACCAAATTCAAAAGAAATACTAAAGATATCAAATAGCGTACCGAATCTAACCACGGGAGGAAATGATGATAATGTAACAAACACCCCAGAACCTGATGATATTGATACTATAATGGATGGGCTGAACTCGAATTCAGATGAAAATCTAGATGACCAGAATAATGGATCATATCCATCGTCATTAGAAACAAAACAGGAAATTCCAGATTACAGCGATATCGaagatattaaagaaaatgatattttaaacaatataaaacatccGTTAAAAACTAAATCTAAGAAGTTGGGGAAAAAACGgtcagatgataataataaacaaccaaaaataaaaaaacaaaaattagctCCACCTTtggaatcaaataataataacgaaaaaggATCTCCACAGAACTCTATTAAGCCACTCGCACCAAATTCAAAAGAAATACTAAAGATGTCAAATAGCGTACCGAATCTAGCCACGGGAGGAAATGATGATAATGTAACAAACACCCCAGTACCTGATGATATTGATACTATAATGGATGGACTGAACTCGAATTCAGATGAAAATCTAGATGACCAGAATAATGGATCATATCCATCGTCATTAGAAACAAAACAGGAAATTCCAGATTACAGCGATATCGaagatattaaagaaaatgatattttaaacaatacaaaacatCCGTTAAAACCTAAATCTAAGAAGTTGGGGAAAAAACGgtcagatgataataataaacaaccaaaaataaaaaaacaaaaattagctCCACCTTtggaatcaaataataataacgaaaaaggATCTACACAGAACTCTATTAAGCCACTCGCACCAAATTCAAAAGAAATACTAAAGATATCAAATAGCGTACCGAATCTAACCACGGGAGGAAATGATGATAATGTAACAAACACCCCGGAACCTGATGATATTGATACTATAATGGATGGGCTGAACTCGAATTCAGATGAAAATCTAGAAGACCAGAGTAACGGATCATATCCATCGTCATTAGAAACAAAACAGGAAATTCCAGATTACAGCGATATCGaagatattaaagaaaatgatattttaaacaatataaaacatccGTTAAAACCTAAATCTAAGAAGTTGGGGAAAAAACGgtcagatgataataataaacaaccaaaaataaaaaaacaaaaattagctCCACCTTtggaatcaaataataataacgaaaaagcATCTCCACAGGACTCAATTAAGCCACTCGCACCAAATTCAAAAGAAATACTAAAGATGTCAAATAGCGTACCGAATCTAGCCACGGGAGGAAATGATGATAATGTAACAAACACCCCAGTACCTGATGATATTGATACTATAATGGATGGACTGAACTCGAATTCAGATGAAAATCTAGAAGACCAGAGTAACGGATCATATCCATCGTCATTAGAAACAAAACAGGAAATTCCAGATTACAGCGATATCGaagatattaaagaaaatgatattttaaacaatataaaacatccGTTAAAACCTAAATCTAAGAAGTTGGGGAAAAAACGgtcagatgataataataaacaaccaaaaataaaaaaacaaaaattagctCCACCTTtggaatcaaataataataacgaaaaagcATCTCCACAGGACTCAATTAAGCCACTCGCACCAAATTCAAAAGAAATACTAAAGATGTCAAATAGCGTACCGAATCTAGCCACGGGAggaaatgatgataatataacaaacaCCCCAGTACCTGATGATATTGATACTATAATGGATGAGCTGAACTCGAATTCAGATGAAAATCTAGATGAACAGAATAATGGATCATATCCATCGTCATTAGAAACAAAACAGGAAATTCCAGATTACAGCGATATCGaagatattaaagaaaatgatattttaaacaatataaaacatccGTTAAAACCTAAATCTAAGAAGTTGGGGAAAAAACGgtcagatgataataataaacaaccaaaaataaaaaaacaaaaattagctCCACCTTtggaatcaaataataataacgaaaaagcATCTCCACAGGACTCAATTAAGCCACTCGCACCAAATTCAAAAGAAATACTAAAGATGTCAAATAGCGTACCGAATCTAACCACGGGAGGAAATGATGATAATGTAACAAACACCCCAGTACCTGATGATATTGATACTATAATGGATGAGCTGAACTCGAATTCAGATGAAAAT CTAGATGACCAGAATAATGGATCATATCCATCGTCATTAGAAACAAAACAGGAAATTCCAGATTACAGCGATACCGaagatattaaagaaaatgatattttaaaccaCTTAAAAGACCCCTTAAAtcctaaaacaaaaaagttggGAAAAAAACGgtcagataataataaacaaccaaaaataataaaacatgaattaACTACACCTTTGGAATCAAATACTAATAACGAAAAAGGATCTCCACAGAACTCTATTAAACCACTCGCACCaaattcaaaagaaatattaaaggtATCAAATAGCGTTCCGAATCTAACCACGGGAGGAAATGATGATAATGTAACAAACACCCCCGAACCTGATGATATTGATACTATAATGGATGGGCTAAACTCGAATTCAGATGAAAATCTAGATGACCAGAATAATGGATCAGATCCATCGTCATTAGAAACAAAACAGGAAATTCCAGATTACAGCGATATCGaagatattaaagaaaatgatattttaaacgaCTTAAAAGACCCCTTAAAtcctaaaacaaaaaagttggGGAAAAAACGgtcagataataataaacaaccaaaaataataaaacatgaattaACTACACCTTTGGAATCAAATACTAATAACGAAAAAGGATCTCCACAGAACTCTATTAAGCCACTCGCACCaaattcaaaagaaatattaaaggtATCAAATAGCGTACCGAATCTAACCACGGGAGGAAATGATGATAATGTAACAAACACCCCCGAACCTGAAGATATTGATACTATAATGGATGGGCTGAACTCGAATTCAGATGATAATCTAGATGACCAGAATAATGGATCATATCCATCGTCAGTAGATACAAAACAGGAAATTCCAGATTACAGCGATATCGaagatattaaagaaaatgatattttaaacgaCTTAAAAGACCCCTTAAAtcctaaaacaaaaaagttggGGAAAAAAAGgtcagataataataaacaaccaaaaataataaaacatgaattaACTACACCTTTGGAATCAAATACTAATAACGAAAAAGGATCTCCACAGAACTCTATTAAGCCACTCGCACCAAATTCAAAAGAAATACTAAAGGTATCAAATAGCGTACCGAATCTAACCACGGGAGGAAATGATGATAATGTAACAAACACTCCAGAACGTGATGATATTGATACTATAATGGATGGACTGAACTCGAATTCAGATGAGAATCTAGATGACCAGAATAATGGATCATATCCATCGTCATTAGATACAAAACAGGAAATTCCAGATTACAGCGATATCGaagatattaaagaaaatgatattttaaacgaCTTAAAAGACCCCTTAAAtcctaaaacaaaaaagttggGAAAAAAACGgtcagataataataaacaaccaaaaataataaaacatgaattaACTACACCTTTGGAATCAAATACTAATAACGAAAAAGGATCTCCACAGAACTCTATTAAACCACTCGCACCaaattcaaaagaaatattaaaggtATCAAATAGCGTTCCGAATCTAACCACGGGAGGAAATGATGATAATGTAACAAACACCCCCGAACCTGATGATATTGATACTATAATGGATGGGCTAAACTCGAATTCAGATGAAAATCTAGATGACCAGAATAATGGATCAGATCCATCGTCATTAGAAACAAAACAGGAAATTCCAGATTACAGCGATATCGaagatattaaagaaaatgatattttaaacgaCTTAAAAGACCCCTTAAAtcctaaaacaaaaaagttggGAAAAAAACGgtcagataataataaacaaccaaaaataataaaacatgaattaACTACACCTTTGGAATCAAATACTAATAACGAAAAAGGATCTCCACAGAACTCTATTAAGCCACTCGCACCaaattcaaaagaaatattaaaggtATCAAATAGCGTACCGAATCTAACCACGGGAGGAAATGATGATAATGTAACAAACACCCCCGAACCTGAAGATATTGATACTATAATGGATGGGCTGAACTCGAATTCAGATGATAATCTAGATGACCAGAATAATGGATCATATCCATCGTCAGTAGATACAAACAGGAAATTCCAGATTACAGCGATATACGaagatattaaagaaaatgatattttaaacgaCTTAAAAGACCCCTTAAAtcctaaaacaaaaaagttggGGAAAAAAAGgtcagataataataaacaaccaaaaataataaaacatgaattaACTACACCTTTGGAATCAAATACTAATAACGAAAAAGGATCTCCACAGAACTCTATTAAGCCACTCGCACCAAATTCAAAAGAAATACTAAAGGTATCAAATAGCGTACCGAATCTAACCACGGGAGGAAATGATGATAATGTAACAAACACTCCAGAACGTGATGATATTGATACTATAATGGATGGACTGAACTCGAATTCAGATGAGAATCTAGATGACCAGAATAATGGATCATATCCATCGTCATTAGATACAAAACAGGAAATTCCAGATTACAGCGATATCGaagatattaaagaaaatgatattttaaacgaCTTAAAAGACCCCTTAAAtcctaaaacaaaaaagttggGAAAAAAAAGgtcagataataataaacaaccaaaaataataaaacatgaattaACTACACCTTTGGAATCAAATACTAATAACGAAAAAGGATCTCCACAGAACTCTATTAAACCACTCGCACCaaattcaaaagaaatattaaaggtATCAAATAGCGTTCCGAATCTAATCACGGGAGGAAATGATGATAATGTAACAAACACCCCCGAACCTGATGATATTGATACTATAATGGATGGGCTAAACTCGAATTCAGATGAAAATCTAGATGACCAGAATAATGGATCAGATCCCTCGTCATTAGAAACAAAACAGGAAATTCCAGATTACAGCGATATCGAAGATATTaaagaaaatcatattttaaacgaCTTAAAAGACCCCTTAAAtcctaaaacaaaaaagttggGAAAAAAACGgtcagataataataaacaaccaaaaataataaaacatgaattaACTACACCTTTGGAATCAAATACTAATAACGAAAAAGGATCTCCACAGAACTCTATTAAGCCACTCGCACCaaattcaaaagaaatattaaaggtATCAAATAGCGTACCGAATCTAACCACGGGAGGAAATGATGATAATGTAACAAACACCCCCGAACCTGAAGATATTGATACTATAATGGATGGGCTGAACTCGAATTCAGATGATAATCTAGATGACCAGAATAATGGATCATATCCATCGTCAGTAGATACAAAACAGGAAATTCCAGATTACAGCGATATCGaagatattaaagaaaatgatattttaaacgaCTTAAAAGACCCCTTAAAtcctaaaacaaaaaagttggGAAAAAAACGgtcagataataataaacaaccaaaaataataaaacatgaattaACTACACCTTTGGAATCAAATACTAATAACGAAAAAGGATCTCCACAGAACTCTATTAAGCCACTCAGACCaaattcaaaagaaatattaaaggtATCAAATAGCGTACCGAATCTAACCACGGGAGGAAATGATGATAATGTAACAAACACCCCAGAACGTGatgatatttatactataatggaTGGACTGAACTCGAATTCAAGTGATAATCTAGATGACCAGAATAATGGATCATATCCATCGTCATTAGACACAAAACAGGAAATTCCAGATTACAGCGATATCGaagatattaaagaaaatgatattttaaacgaCTTAAAAGACCCCTTAAAtcctaaaacaaaaaagttggGAAAAAAACGgtcagataataataaacaaccaaaaataataaaacatgaattaACTACACCTTTGGAATCAAATACTAATAACGAAAAAGGATCTCCACAGAACTCTATTAAGCCACTCGCACCAAATTCAAAAGAAATACTAAAGGTATCAAATAGCCTACCGAATCTAACCACGGGAGGAAATGATGATAATGTAACAAACACCCCAGAACGTGATGATATTGATACTATAATGGATGGACTGAACTCGAATTCAGATGATAATCTAGATGACCAGAATAATGGATCAGATCCATCGTCATTAGAAACAAAACAGGAAATTCCAGATTACAGCGATATCGAAGATATTaaagaaaatcatattttaaacgaCTTAAAAGACCCCTTAAAtcctaaaacaaaaaagttggGAAAAAAACGgtctgataataataaacaaccaaaaataataaaacatgaattaACTACACCTTTGGAATCAAATACTAATAACGAAAAAGGATCTCCACAGAACTCTATTAAGCCACTCGCACCaaattcaaaagaaatattaaaggtATCAAATAGCGTACCGAATCTAACCACGGGAGGAAATGATGATAATGTAACAAACACCCCCGAACCTGAAGATATTGATACTATAATGGATGGGCTGAACTCGAATTCAGATGATAATCTAGATGACCAGAATAATGGATCATATCCATCGTCAGTAGATACAAAACAGGAAATTCCAGATTACAGCGATATCGaagatattaaagaaaatgatattttaaacgaCTTAAAAGACCCCTTAAAtcctaaaacaaaaaagttggGAAAAAAAAGgtcagataataataaacaaccaaaaataataaaacatgaattaACTACACCTTTGGAATCAAATACTAATAACGAAAAAGGATCTCCACAGAACTCTATTAAGCCACTCGCACCAAATTCAAAAGAAATACTAAAGGTATCAAATAGCGTACCGAATCTAACCACGGGAGGAAATGATGATAATGTAACAAACACCCCAGAACGTGATGATATTGATACTATAATGGATGGACTGAACTCGAATTCAGATGATAATCTAGATGACCAGAATAATGGATCATATCCATCGTCATTAGACACAAAACAGGAAATTCCAGATTACGGCGATACCGaagatattaaagaaaatgatattttaaacgaCTTAAAAGACCCCTTAAAtcctaaaacaaaaaagttggGAAAAAAACGgtctgataataataaacaaccaaaaataataaaacatgaattaACTACACCGATGGAATCAAATACTAATAACGAAAAAGGATCTCCACAGAACTCTATTAAGCCACTCGCACCaaattcaaaagaaatattaaaggtATCAAATAGCGTACCGAATCTAATCACGGGAGGAAATGATGATAATGTAACAAACACCCCCGAACCTGATGATATTGATACTATAATGGATGGGCTAAACTCGAATTCAGATGAAAATCTAGATGACCAGAATAATGGATCATATCCATCGTCATTAGACACAAAACAGGAAATTCCAGATTACAGCGATATCGAAGATATTaaagaaaatcatattttaaacgaCTTAAAAGACCCCTTAAAtcctaaaacaaaaaagttggGAAAAAAACGgtcagataataataaacaacccaaaaataataaaacatga